A single window of Gossypium hirsutum isolate 1008001.06 chromosome A10, Gossypium_hirsutum_v2.1, whole genome shotgun sequence DNA harbors:
- the LOC107936325 gene encoding peroxiredoxin-2F, mitochondrial — protein sequence MASTILRRATSSVIKSSLLTEASRRSYASVAVGTDILSAASQVSLQKARSWDEGVTSNFSTTSVNDIFKGKKVVIFGLPGAYTGVCSQQHVPSYKKNIDKFKAKRIDSVICVAINDPYVMNAWADKLQAKDVIEFYGDFDGSFHKSLELGKDLSAALLGPRSERWSAYVVDGKVKALNVEGAPSDFKVSGAEVILEQI from the exons ATGGCGTCAACAATTCTAAGGCGAGCAACCTCATCCGTTATCAAGTCAAGTCTTCTAACGGAAGCGTCAAGGAGAAGCTATGCCTCGGTTGCTGTGGGGACTGACATTCTGTCTGCCGCATCCCAAGTTAGTCTCCAGAAAGCTCGAAGCTGGGATGAAGGCGTTACCTCCAATTTCTCCACTACTTCTGTCAATGACATCTTCAAG GGCAAGAAAGTTGTCATCTTTGGACTACCT GGAGCATACACAGGTGTTTGTTCACAACAGCATGTGCCTAGTTACAAGAAGAACATCGATAAGTTCAAGGCTAAAAGAATTGATTCAGTCATTTGTGTTGCCATTAATGATCCTTATGTTATGAATGCCTGGGCAGACAAACTGCAAGCCAAAGATGTG ATTGAATTTTATGGGGACTTTGATGGGAGCTTCCACAAGAGCCTGGAATTGGGAAAAGATCTCTCTGCTGCTTTGCTTGGGCCTCGCTCTGAAAG ATGGTCAGCCTACGTGGTCGATGGAAAGGTGAAAGCTCTGAATGTGGAGGGTGCGCCATCTGACTTCAAGGTTTCTGGTGCCGAGGTTATTTTGGAGCAGATATAA